CCCCCAGTTCGTCCAGGAAATCCTCCCCTACAATGCCACCAAGGCCGGTCTTATCCTCATGCCCGGCGGATTCATCATCATGGCGCTCATGCCCGTGGTCGGTTTCCTCGTGCGCAAAGTGCAGCCGAAATATCTCATCGCCTTTGGCTTCATCATCATCGGATTCGCGATGGCCAACCTCGGCGGCATCGAAACGGGAGTTTCCTTTCGCGTGCTCGCCATCGCGCGCGTCTTTCAAGCCGCCGGACTCGCCTTCCTGTTCGTGCCCATCAACACCCTCGCTTACTCCAGGTTGCCCAAGGGTAAATCCAACAACGCCTCCGCGCTCATCAATCTTATGCGCAACCTCGGCGGCAGCGTCGGCATCTCCCTCGCCACCACCCTGCTCGCCCGCCGCAGCCAGACGCATCAGGAACGCCTCATCTCCAACCTCACGCCCACGTCGTTGGCCTTCCAAACCCGCCTCCATTTCATCACGCAACGCCTCATCGCGCACGGCATGGATTCCGTCACCGCCAGTAAACAAGCCCTCGCCAATCTCTATCGCGTCGTGAACACCCAGGCCAGCATGCTCTCCTACCTCGACATCTTCGCCGTCCTGATGTTCTGCAGCTTCTTCGCCGCCTTCCTCACGCTATTTCTAAAACGCATGGACCTCTCAAAAGCCCAGACGCATTAAAATGCCCCATCCGTGTTCTTCCGTGTTGAATCCGTGGGTAGAGCCTTTACCGCCCCACTTTCGCGTCCACCCAAATGGCCCATGAACTGTGGTTATGGCCCTCACCACCTTCCGTCAGCAGTTCGAGTTCTTTCACCTTCGCGATGTCCACGTTCACCTCCGCTTGCTGGCCCGCTCGCAAAATCTTCGAGCGAAAAAGTTCCCGGCCATCGCCGCGCACCGTGAAAATCGCCGAACCTTGTGCGTTCGCGCCATCGCGCAGACCGATCTTCGCCGTGAAGGTTTTCCATTTTCCTTTCACGGGAAAAACATAGCGCGCGTCGGAATGCGCATATAATCCCTTGTCATAAAATTTTCCGTTGAGCAAAAGCAGGATTCCATTCTGGATGTTTTCATCGAACCAATAATGGTTTCGCGCCACGTGCCCCCAACCGACTTTGGCCTTGGTCCAAATCGCGTCGGACACAAAAGCGCTGTCACCCGTCATCGTCGCAAGATCGAACGGCGCCGGCGGATTCAACACCTCGCGCAACGAGCGAAGTTCGCGCGCCGCTTCCGGCGTGTAAGCCGCCGCCACCGCCGCATCGCTTAGAAAATCCTTCGCGTCGGCCTGATGTTGCATGATGGCCCGCTCCGCCTGCCCGACTTGCCATTCGGCGTTCAAAGCGGCCACGTCGGGAATGTATGACAAATCATAATGAAGCGAAAAATCATTCGCAGCCGTGGCTCCGTTTACGTGCAGTCTGGCCACCTTCAAATGCCAATCCCGCTTGGCGCCAGGATGTGGCTTCTTCAGCGTCAAATGGAACACTCCATCGCGCACGACACACGGAAATGTCTCCGCAAAATGATCGTCGTCTTGCCAAACGTAGGCGATGACTCCATAAGCAGGAATTTCGCCCGTGATTGTCCCGTCAATCACCAGCGTGCCATTCGTCGTCGAAAATTCGAGCGACTTGAATCGGCTGTCCACTGCGTCCCATCGCCCGCGATCCGAACCCGTAATGAGTGGATGCGAAATAATTTGCAGCGCCGACCCGCGGCTAAGATAGCTCGATGACTTGCCGCCCCACAAATAAGCGCGGTAATTCAAATTCCCCAATCCCATCAGCGACAGTCCCAGCGATTGCTCCGTCGGCCCGCCATTATCGTGCGGCAAGCCGAGCCCGTGACCCAGTTCGTGCGCCACACCGCCGAGATAAAGACTATTGAACTTGGCCACCGACTGCTTGACGTGCGGATAATAATGTTCGGTAAAAACAATTTGGTGATTGGTGTCCGTCAGCAGCATCGGATCAAGCAATTCACAATCCGCCACGTGACAGAACCCGCTGCGCTGCGAACTGCCGCCATCGCCATAGTACGGCGCATGAAAGACGTAAGCGCCATCGTTCGTTTTGTCGCACAGCGCGTAAAACACCAGGACATGCTCGCGTTCAAAGTCTATCTTTCCGCCGAGCGCGTTGCGAATCTCCTGGCCCGTGACGCCGCCGGAATCGTAGCTATAACTGCTCGCCGGCAATTTCCCCTTAACCATGTAGATCACCAGCTTGCCGTCTTTCCGCTCCAGCGGCAGCCCTGAGTTGGTGATGCCAAAACGCTCAAGCCCCTCCTGATAAAATTGGCTCACATCCGTGACGATGCGATCCACCCGCTCCGCGTAATTCGCCAAAGGTTCGCCTCCCTTGGGAACAAAATAAACAACTCGCAACGTGTGATTCCCCTTCGGCTGCCCTTCGTGATAAGCCGCGATAATCTTCTGCGCCTCCTGCAACATCGCGCGGCCATCCGGGTCCTCAGGAAAAATCCCGGTAGGCCCCGCCGAATTTTGTGCCGCGATCTGACAAACTCCAACCCACCACGCGACCACAATAAAAAAATAGCAAAACCACTTCTGCGTTTTTGTTTGGGAATTCATTCACCCCGACCTTAGCGAGTCGCCCCCGAAAATCAATTCGCTCGTGTTGCGGAGGCATATCTGTTTGAACTGGGACGATCTACGACCACCGAATTCCTCGCAAAACGAAAAACATACATCACTGCTAAATTCATTTAGAGTTATTATTATTCACATAGCGCCTCTACATTCACATAGGTGTCATTACATTCACATTTAACTCGACATCTTAAATAACCTGTATTTAAAATTCGATGTAGGCAAATGCGCGGTTTCATTTGCCTACATCGAATACTTTTTTGATAAAAGATTAAGCTCCCATTTCACATGCGACGAAAAGCTTGGCGAGCGGGTTCTAACCGAGCGCGGCGATTCGGTTCTCAAAATAAAAATTTCTCCTTTAATATTCTCCAAAAAAATTTAAGTGCCTTTGCCTTGGTGAAGTAACGAACCCACATTTCTCGCCCGGTCAATCCACATCAAAAAAACTCCTTCCTCCAGTGGCCGTCCGCAAGGACCTCCGCGCCTCCGCGTCTCCGCGGTAAAAATTAGTCAGCAAATCCGCGGCAACTGCTCCCCCGACAACATATCCACCACGCGATTTCCCCCCACCCGCGTCCGCATCGTCACAAACCCCGCATGATTTTCCACGACCTCGCCGATGATCATCGCGCCCCGGCCGTAAGGATGCTCGCGCATCGCCGCCAGCGCCGCATCCGCGCCCGGCGCCGGCACCACCGCCAGCATCTTTCCTTCATTCGCCACATACAACGGATCGAACCCCAAAATCTCGCACGCGCCCTTCACCTCTTCGCTGATCGGAATCGCCGCCTCGTGTAAATGCACGCCCACATTCGACGCCTCCGCAATCTCCGTCAACGCGCTCGCCACCCCGCCGCGCGTCGGGTCTCGCATCACATGAACCTCCGGGCAAGCCTGCAACAACGCCGCCACCAATGAATTCAACGGCGCGCAATCACTCACAATCTCCGTCTCAAAATTCAATCCCTCGCGCACCGACATGATCGCGATCCCGTGCATCGCGATCGGCCCGTTGATAATAATTTTATCACCCACCTGCGCGAGCCGCGGATCAATCCTCACCCCCTGCTCCACCACGCCGATGCCCGACGTATTGATAAAAATTTTATCGCCCTTACCACGCTCCACCACCTTCGTGTCACCGGTCACCAGTTGCACGCCCGCCTCTTCCGCCGCCTGCCGCATCGAAGCCGTCACGCGCCACACTTCGCTGATGGTAACGCCCTCCTCCAAAATCAATCCGACCGATAAATACTTCGGCACCGCCCCGCACATCGCCAGGTCGTTCACCGTGCCGCACACCGCCAATCTGCCAATGTCACCTCCCGGAAAAAAAATCGGATTCACCACGAACGAATCCGTGCTGAACGCAAACCGCGTCCCGTTCAGCGAAAAAATCGCGCCGTCGTGCAGCGGTTCAAGCAATTCATTCTTGAACATCGGCACGATCAATTTCTCTACCAACTGATGCGATAATTTCCCGCCGCTCCCGTGCCCGAGCACAATCTCCTTGTGGTCGGAAATCGGTATCGGGCACGAGCCGAACAAAATGCTCGCCGCCGATTCCTTGCTGTTTGGTTCGCCACTTTTAAACGACATCTTCTTCTCCCAATGCCACATGAATTAAGTCCCACGCGATATGCACCAGCGTCGCATGCACTTCCTGGATGCGATGAATGCTGTAACTCGGAACAATAAAACTATAATCCACCATTTCCGCCAGCCGTCCCCCATCCTTTCCCAGCCACGCGATCGTCATGAGCCCGCGCGCCCGCGCCGCTTCCACCGCATAAATCAAATTCGCGGATTTCCCGCTCGTGCTCACCGCTAGCACCATGTCGCCCGCCTGCCCAAAAAGCGCGATCTGATTTGCGAACACTTGCGAATAATCCAAATCATTTCCAATCGCCGAAATCGTTGCGATGTCCGTCATCAATGGAATTACCGGGAACGCCCGCCGCTTCTCGATGATCGGATGGGTAAACTCCACACCGAAATGCAGCGCATCACACAAACTGCCGCCGTTGCCCATCACCAGCAATTTTTTCCCCTGCTCAAACCGCGCCGCCATGTCGCGCGCCATCGCCTCGATTTTTTCGGCGTACGTGTCGAAAAATTTCTGCTTCATCTCCACGCTCTCGCCGCATTTGCGCAGGATTTTTTCGCGGAAATTTTCAAAGTTGGCAGCCATGATTCACTATCAAGCTGCCGCCGCCGCGGGCCTTTTCGGCTCCAAATGCCGGCCATACGCGTAATACGCCGCGCACGCGCCCTCCGCCGAGACCATCGTCGCGCCCAGCGGATGCTCCGGTTTGCATTTTTTCCCGAACGCGGGACAATCGTGCGGTTTTTTCACCCCGCGCAATACCAGTCCGCTGATGCAATCCGCCGGCTCTTGCGTGTCAATGTTCTTCACCTCGAACAATCGTTCCGCGTCGTGATCCCGAAAATCCCAGCGCAATTTGTAACCGCTCTTGGGAATCGAACCCACGCCGCGCCATTTGCGGTCGCATACTTCAAAAACTTTATTCACCGTGTCCATCGCCACGCGATTGCCCTCGCGCTTCACGATGCGCGGATATTGGTTTTCCACTTCCGCGCGGCCCGCCTCAAGCTGCCGCAGCGTCATCAGCGTGCCCTCAAGCAAATCCAGCGGCTCGAATCCCGTGATCACAATCGGCACCCGAAAACGCGCCGCCAGTGGTTCGTATTCGCGATAACCCATCACCGCGCAAACATGCCCCGGCCCGAGAAATCCCTGCACGCGATTGAGCGGCGATTGCAAAATGGACGCGATGGATGGCGGCACGAGCACGTGTGAAACCAGCACCGAAAAATTTTTCACCCCTTGCTTGTGCGCCTCCCAAACCGCGAGCGCGTTCGCTGGCGCCGTCGTCTCAAAGCCGATGGCGAAGAACACCACTTTTTTTGCCGGATTCTCCCGCGCGATTTTCAAGCAATCCAGCGGCGAATAAACGATGCGAATGTCCGCCCCGCGGGATTTCAGCACGAGCAAGTCCGCGTCCGAACCCGGCACTCGCAGCATGTCGCCGAACGAACAAAAAATCACCTCTGGCCGCCGCGCAATCGCATGCGCCTTGTCAATCATCTCCAGCGACGTCACGCACACCGGGCAACCCGGCCCATGCACCAGTTCCACGCCTTCCGGCAGCAACCGGTCAATGCCGTACTTCACAATCGAATGCGTCTGCCCGCCGCAAA
This portion of the Verrucomicrobiia bacterium genome encodes:
- a CDS encoding NPCBM/NEW2 domain-containing protein, which gives rise to MVAWWVGVCQIAAQNSAGPTGIFPEDPDGRAMLQEAQKIIAAYHEGQPKGNHTLRVVYFVPKGGEPLANYAERVDRIVTDVSQFYQEGLERFGITNSGLPLERKDGKLVIYMVKGKLPASSYSYDSGGVTGQEIRNALGGKIDFEREHVLVFYALCDKTNDGAYVFHAPYYGDGGSSQRSGFCHVADCELLDPMLLTDTNHQIVFTEHYYPHVKQSVAKFNSLYLGGVAHELGHGLGLPHDNGGPTEQSLGLSLMGLGNLNYRAYLWGGKSSSYLSRGSALQIISHPLITGSDRGRWDAVDSRFKSLEFSTTNGTLVIDGTITGEIPAYGVIAYVWQDDDHFAETFPCVVRDGVFHLTLKKPHPGAKRDWHLKVARLHVNGATAANDFSLHYDLSYIPDVAALNAEWQVGQAERAIMQHQADAKDFLSDAAVAAAYTPEAARELRSLREVLNPPAPFDLATMTGDSAFVSDAIWTKAKVGWGHVARNHYWFDENIQNGILLLLNGKFYDKGLYAHSDARYVFPVKGKWKTFTAKIGLRDGANAQGSAIFTVRGDGRELFRSKILRAGQQAEVNVDIAKVKELELLTEGGEGHNHSSWAIWVDAKVGR
- the hypE gene encoding hydrogenase expression/formation protein HypE, whose translation is MSFKSGEPNSKESAASILFGSCPIPISDHKEIVLGHGSGGKLSHQLVEKLIVPMFKNELLEPLHDGAIFSLNGTRFAFSTDSFVVNPIFFPGGDIGRLAVCGTVNDLAMCGAVPKYLSVGLILEEGVTISEVWRVTASMRQAAEEAGVQLVTGDTKVVERGKGDKIFINTSGIGVVEQGVRIDPRLAQVGDKIIINGPIAMHGIAIMSVREGLNFETEIVSDCAPLNSLVAALLQACPEVHVMRDPTRGGVASALTEIAEASNVGVHLHEAAIPISEEVKGACEILGFDPLYVANEGKMLAVVPAPGADAALAAMREHPYGRGAMIIGEVVENHAGFVTMRTRVGGNRVVDMLSGEQLPRIC
- a CDS encoding SIS domain-containing protein → MAANFENFREKILRKCGESVEMKQKFFDTYAEKIEAMARDMAARFEQGKKLLVMGNGGSLCDALHFGVEFTHPIIEKRRAFPVIPLMTDIATISAIGNDLDYSQVFANQIALFGQAGDMVLAVSTSGKSANLIYAVEAARARGLMTIAWLGKDGGRLAEMVDYSFIVPSYSIHRIQEVHATLVHIAWDLIHVALGEEDVV
- the hypD gene encoding hydrogenase formation protein HypD, translating into MKYLDEYRQEPLAKKLVEEIKRVVTKPWVLMEVCGGQTHSIVKYGIDRLLPEGVELVHGPGCPVCVTSLEMIDKAHAIARRPEVIFCSFGDMLRVPGSDADLLVLKSRGADIRIVYSPLDCLKIARENPAKKVVFFAIGFETTAPANALAVWEAHKQGVKNFSVLVSHVLVPPSIASILQSPLNRVQGFLGPGHVCAVMGYREYEPLAARFRVPIVITGFEPLDLLEGTLMTLRQLEAGRAEVENQYPRIVKREGNRVAMDTVNKVFEVCDRKWRGVGSIPKSGYKLRWDFRDHDAERLFEVKNIDTQEPADCISGLVLRGVKKPHDCPAFGKKCKPEHPLGATMVSAEGACAAYYAYGRHLEPKRPAAAAA